The DNA region ATATCGAGGCCGGCAGCGGCGCCGGCAGCCATGTCGTCGGATCGGTCGATGCCATTATCGGCATCGACATGCCAGTCGAAACGCCGAGCGAACCGGAACCGGCTGCAGCGCTCGAACCGATGGAGACCTCGGAGACACCGGCGGCCGAGGCGGAGCCGCCGCCGCACCAGATGGAAGTCGCCGCACTGCAGCCTGCCGAGGCGGCTCCTGCGCCGCGTTCCGACGTCACGCCGCTCGCCGCTACTGCCGAACCGACGGAGGCTTCCGCCGCGAATGCCCCCGAGGTCGCTGCGCAGCCCGACAGCGCCGAGACACATTCGTCCGAGCCGGCCGAGATCGCCGCTTCAACACCGCTTGAGGCAACAACGGCGCCTGCGATCGAGGCCGATCTCGCCGCGGCCCCAACCGTGGCGCGCGAGAGCGAACCTGTTGCCGCGCAAGCCTCCAGAGAAACGACGGAGGTGGCCGAGGTAAAGGCCTCCTCCACGAGTGAAACAGAGCTCCAGAACGCGGCGACCGCAACGCCGACCGCGACAGAAATTCAGACCGCCGAGACGGCGGCACTCGCGACCACGCCCGAAACGGCCGCGACGACGCCGGCCGAGACATTGACGGCGATCGAGCCGGCACCTCCCGCCCAACCCAAGGTGAAACCCGAGCCGAAGCCCGAGCGCAAGATCGCGAAGGCCAAGCCGGTGCCCGTGGAAAAGAAGGCCGAGAAACCCGCAGCCCCGCCGCGCGGCTCCAGCGAAACCTCCAGCCGCAAGGGCGCCGAAATCGCCGATGCCGATCGCGACAGCACCGATCCCGGGCTTGGCCGCAGCCGCGAGGCCGGCCGCGGCGCAGCGCTCGCCTCGGCCTATGCCGGGCGCGTTTCGGCCAAGCTGCGGCGAGCGCGCCGCTATCCCGATGGGACATCAGAGCGGGGTACCGCGCATGTGGCGTTCAGCATCGGGGCGGGGGGAACGGTAAGCGGTCTTCGCATCGTCGCCAGTTCCGGCGATGGCGCCCTTGACGGCGCAGCATTGGACGCCGTCCGGCGCGCCGCCCCCTTCCCTCCCCCGCCCAAGGCCGGATTTGCCATCCGGGTCGCTATCGAGTTCGTATCGCGCTGACCCCGCCTTGACGCGGCGCGGGTGGCACCCAACAATGCAGCCGCATCCGGGAGGCGCTCGTCATGGAAGTTCGCGAAACGCTTGGCAAGATTGCGCTTTTCGCGGAGGTTCTGCCGTCAGCCGAACTCGATCACCTCGCCGCCCGCTGCCATATCGTGGATTATGAAGCCGGTACGGTGATGATGAGCGAGGGCGAATTCGGCACCTTCATGGTCGCAATCCTCTCCGGCCAACTCGAGGTTTCCGTCGTCGGCACGCGCCATCCCACCCGCGAGGTCGCGGTTCTCGGGCCGGGTGAGATCGTCGGCGAGATGTCGCTCCTGACCGGTGACCGCCGCGCGGCGAGCGTAACGGCGCTGGAGCCGACGCGTGTCGTCGAGATCACGAAAGTGGCGCTGGAATCGGTTTTCGTGCGCTCGCCGGAACTGCTCGACCGGATGGACGAAGTTCTGGCCGCGCGACGGGCCGAACTCAGCCGCATCGCCGACGACGAGCACGCCCACCGCCTGCTCGGTGTTCGTACCGATGACATTGCGGGAGCCGTCCGGCGATTCTTCCGCGGCGGCTAAGGCTCCGGTTCGCCGGGAACGCGGAAGCTATGCGCCGCGCTGCAGCCAACGCCGTCAGCCCTGAAGCTGAACCAGGGCCAGCACCATCACGAGATAGGTGATCTGGTGCAGGAACTGGTCGGTTCCGAACGCCCACCAATAGGCCGCGTCACGCGTGGTCCAGCCGTAGAGGTTGCCGATGACGTTCTTCAGCCAGTCGATGTGATAGTGGACGATGAATTCGACCACCAGGATCACCGCCCCGGCCGTCAGGCTCACCGGATAGACAAGGAAAACCGGCAGCGTTCCGAGCATGTGGATGCCTGCATGAATGAGGCCGCCCGGATGGCCATAGGTGCCCTTGTTTTCGATCTGGTGGCTGGTTTGCAGGAAGAAATCACAGAGCAGGTGCTTCACCTGCAGGATCGCGAGGGCCGCTAGCACCGTCAGGGCTGGGGTCATCGAAGAGGCGGCTCCCTAGAGCGTTTCAAGCGAAACAAAAACCGATGCGCGCTGGCAAGGCGCCATGAAACAACGAGTTGGAGCTACTCTCCAATGCGGAGAAGGATGGAGAGGCTCTTCCGTCCAGCCCGCCATCATCCCTCAATTTGATTGAATGTAGGCAGAGTTGCGGACCTTCTAGTGTGACCTCGGTCACACATCAACTGTCGAAACGTGGGATTTTTTCCCCTTCGCAGCCTGCGAGCGAAGTTTCTCCCCGATCCGCTCGTAATAGGTACCGAACGGGACCGGCGCCTCCATAGCAGCCTGTTGGCGAGCCGCTTCCGTCAGATCGAGATCGCCAGAGCCAAGCGCATCGATGAAGCGCCGATGCCCTGTCAGCCAATTCGCCGGGCTCGCCTTTGGCGCCAGGGTGAAGAGGCGCGTCGCGATCGTCTTGCCGCGAACCTGGACGCGGTCGACCTCGATGATCTCGTCGCGGCCGGCCAGGCGGGCGGTCTGCTCGCCCATCAACAGGGTGAGCCCATATTCCTTGGTGAGCGATTCGAACCGGCTGGCGACGTTGACCTCGTCGCCGATGCAGGAATAGTCGAAGCGCGTGGCCGAGCCGAGATTGCCGACGCAACACTCGCCCGTATTGACCCCGACGCCGATCTTGACCAAGGGCATGCTGCGCCCAGCGGCCTCGGCCTCGCGCTGCCAGGCTTCGTTCAGCGGCGCCATCGCGGCAAGCATTTCCTCGGCAGCATTGATCGCGTGGCGCGCGTGGTCCGGATCGTCGAGCGGCGCGTTCCAGAACGCCATGATCGCGTCGCCCATATATTTGTCGATCGTGCCGCGATGCTTCAGGATGATCTCGGACAGCGGCGTCAGCAGGTTATTGATGAAGCGCGTCAGTTCATGCGCCGTCATACCCTCGGAGATGGTGGTGAAACCGCGGACATCGCAGAAGAGCAGCGTCAGGACACGCACCTCGCCGCCAAGTTCCAGTCGCGACGGATCGGCGATGATCTCGTCGACCACATCCGGCGAGACATAATATTGGAACGCCCGGCGTACGCCGGCCTTCGACCGCTCCGCCTCGCGATAGGTGTAGAGCGCGGTGCCGATGGTGAGCAGGATCAGGACCAGCGCCGGATAGAGCACGTCGAACAGCAGCCCGCCCGGATCGAAGGCGAAATAGCCGGCGGCGAGCAGCCCGCCGATCGTCGCGAAACCCAGCAGTGCGCCGTGAATGGCCGAGAGGCGCGGCGCAATCACAGCAAGGCCGATGCCCAGCAGGACCATGACCAGCAATTCGACGCCGCGGGCGAAGTCGGGGCGCGCGAAGGTCCTGCCTGAGAGAATGTGCTCGATCACCTGCGCGTGGATCTCGACGCCCGGCACGGCGACATCAATCGGCGTGGCGCGGAGATCGAGGAGCCCGGCGGCCGAGGTCCCGACAAGGACGATGCGCCCGTTGACGGCGTCAGGCGCCATGGTGCCGTCGAGGACGCTCATCGCCGGGATAAAGCTGCCCGGATCGGACGGGCGGAAGCGCAGCCAGACGGCGCCCTCCGAATCCGTCGGCACGATGATGGCGCCGATCTTGATGTGATTGAGCCCCGTCGAAGCGCCGAATGCCTCCTCGCCGCTCGCATTGGAGGCCTTAAGGATATAAGAGCCGGCGCCTTGTGCTACCCGCAGCGCTTCGGCGGCGAGCGAGGGCACATATTGGTTGCCGACCCGGAAGACCAGCGGGACGCGGCGGACGATCTGGTCGCGGTCCGGGATCCAGTTGATCGAGCCGACGCCCTGCGCCGCCTGCTCAAGCGTCGGCAGGTTGCGGACCGCGCCAGTGAAATCGGGCACGTAAGCGCGCGGATCATCGCCGGCCGTGGCAAAGCCGACACGAAGCTCCGGCGGATCGCCGCCGCCGCGCGAAAGCGAAATGCCGAGTACCGAAGGGGTCGAGGCGAGGACCCCAGCAAAGACATTGTCATTGCCCGCGGCCGGATCGACCATACCCGCGACGCGTGCCGCCTGTTCCGGCGGCAGGCGCTTCACCACCTCCTCGGGCGAGGTCTGGTCAGCTTCGGAGAACAGGATGTCGAAGGCGACGGCGGCGGCGCCGTTCGCGGTGAGGCGGCTCGCGAGCTCCGCCATCCGCGTCCGCGGCCAGGGCCATTGACCCAGCGCCTTCAGCGAAGCCTCGTCGATGTCGACGATCGCGACCGGCTTGTCGGCGAGCGGCGGCGCCGGGTCGAGACGCTGGTAGAGGTCGAAACCGAGATAGCGCAGCGCCTGGACCGCGAAGGGGTCCGACAGGCGCAACAATGTCGCCCCCGCGAGGAAGGCAGCGACGACAAGATAGTAAATCGGACGACCGGTGAGGCGCATCGACGACGGACTCGGAAGGACTTAGCGACGATAGCCGAGGCCGTCCGATTGCGCGATTGCAAAGAAGCGGAAGTCGCCCTCTCCTGAGCCCTCCCGTCAGGCTGCCTCATCCTCCGGCGGGGCCATGGCGCCGGTCATGATCGCCACCGCATCCGACATGGAATGCCGCTTCGGATCGATGATGGCGATGCGCTTGCCAAGGCGGTGGATGTGGATGCGATCGGCCACCTCGAACACATGCGGCATGTTGTGGCTGATGAGAACGATCGGCAAACCCCTCGACTTCAGCCGCAGCATCATCTCCAACACTTTGCGCGATTCCTTGACGCCGAGCGCCGCCGTCGGCTCGTCCATGATGACTACCCGGCTACCGAAGGCCGCGGCCCTTGCCACGGCGACGCCCTGGCGCTGGCCGCCCGAGAGCGTCTCGACCGGCTGGTTGATGTTCTGGATCGTCAGGAGACCGAGATCGGAAAGGTGCCGCCGTGCCTCGCGCTGCATGTAGCCGCTATCCAGCGTGCGGAAGATGCGGCCCATCCAGTCGTCGCGCCGCTTCTCGCGGCCGAGGAAGAGATTGTCCGCGATCGACAGCGCCGGCGAGACGGCCAGGTTCTGGTAGACGGTCTCGATGCCGCGATGGCGGGCCTCTATCGGGCTCTTGAACGAGACCGGCTGGCCGTTCAACCGGATCTCGCCGAAATCGGGGATCACGGCGCCGGTGAGCGCCTTGATCAGGGTTGACTTGCCGGCGCCATTGTCGCCGATGACGGCGAGGATCTCGTCCGGCAACAGGTCGAAATCAGCATTGTCGAGCGCCACGACGCGGCCATAGCGCTTGTTGAGGCCCCGGGCCTGGAGAACAGGTTCCACTTTCATGTCGACAGCTTCCTGATCCACTGGTCGATGGTGACGGCGACGATGATCAGCACGCCGACGGCGAAATCCTGCCAGAGCAGTTCGAGGCCGGAGAGCGCGAGGCCGTTGCGGAAGACGCCCACGATGAGCGCGCCGATCAGCGTGCCGATGATCGAGCCGCGCCCCCCGAACAGGCTGGTACCGCCGATCACGACGGCAGTGATCGAATCGAGGTTGGCGGTCTGGCCGGCCTGAGGGCTGACGCCGCCGATGCGGCCGATGAGGACCCAGGCGGCGATGGCGCAGATGAAGCCCGCGAAGGTGTAGACGCCGATCAGGGTCTTGGTCGTGCTGATGCCGGCGAGACGCGCGGCATCGGGATCGTCGCCCGTCGCATAGACGTGGCGGCCGAAG from Kaistia algarum includes:
- a CDS encoding energy transducer TonB, with protein sequence MLRRRWIVAIGLSFFAHAGLVLALTPSDEADIEAGSGAGSHVVGSVDAIIGIDMPVETPSEPEPAAALEPMETSETPAAEAEPPPHQMEVAALQPAEAAPAPRSDVTPLAATAEPTEASAANAPEVAAQPDSAETHSSEPAEIAASTPLEATTAPAIEADLAAAPTVARESEPVAAQASRETTEVAEVKASSTSETELQNAATATPTATEIQTAETAALATTPETAATTPAETLTAIEPAPPAQPKVKPEPKPERKIAKAKPVPVEKKAEKPAAPPRGSSETSSRKGAEIADADRDSTDPGLGRSREAGRGAALASAYAGRVSAKLRRARRYPDGTSERGTAHVAFSIGAGGTVSGLRIVASSGDGALDGAALDAVRRAAPFPPPPKAGFAIRVAIEFVSR
- a CDS encoding Crp/Fnr family transcriptional regulator; amino-acid sequence: MEVRETLGKIALFAEVLPSAELDHLAARCHIVDYEAGTVMMSEGEFGTFMVAILSGQLEVSVVGTRHPTREVAVLGPGEIVGEMSLLTGDRRAASVTALEPTRVVEITKVALESVFVRSPELLDRMDEVLAARRAELSRIADDEHAHRLLGVRTDDIAGAVRRFFRGG
- a CDS encoding DUF3307 domain-containing protein codes for the protein MTPALTVLAALAILQVKHLLCDFFLQTSHQIENKGTYGHPGGLIHAGIHMLGTLPVFLVYPVSLTAGAVILVVEFIVHYHIDWLKNVIGNLYGWTTRDAAYWWAFGTDQFLHQITYLVMVLALVQLQG
- a CDS encoding CHASE2 domain-containing protein encodes the protein MRLTGRPIYYLVVAAFLAGATLLRLSDPFAVQALRYLGFDLYQRLDPAPPLADKPVAIVDIDEASLKALGQWPWPRTRMAELASRLTANGAAAVAFDILFSEADQTSPEEVVKRLPPEQAARVAGMVDPAAGNDNVFAGVLASTPSVLGISLSRGGGDPPELRVGFATAGDDPRAYVPDFTGAVRNLPTLEQAAQGVGSINWIPDRDQIVRRVPLVFRVGNQYVPSLAAEALRVAQGAGSYILKASNASGEEAFGASTGLNHIKIGAIIVPTDSEGAVWLRFRPSDPGSFIPAMSVLDGTMAPDAVNGRIVLVGTSAAGLLDLRATPIDVAVPGVEIHAQVIEHILSGRTFARPDFARGVELLVMVLLGIGLAVIAPRLSAIHGALLGFATIGGLLAAGYFAFDPGGLLFDVLYPALVLILLTIGTALYTYREAERSKAGVRRAFQYYVSPDVVDEIIADPSRLELGGEVRVLTLLFCDVRGFTTISEGMTAHELTRFINNLLTPLSEIILKHRGTIDKYMGDAIMAFWNAPLDDPDHARHAINAAEEMLAAMAPLNEAWQREAEAAGRSMPLVKIGVGVNTGECCVGNLGSATRFDYSCIGDEVNVASRFESLTKEYGLTLLMGEQTARLAGRDEIIEVDRVQVRGKTIATRLFTLAPKASPANWLTGHRRFIDALGSGDLDLTEAARQQAAMEAPVPFGTYYERIGEKLRSQAAKGKKSHVSTVDV
- a CDS encoding ATP-binding cassette domain-containing protein; its protein translation is MKVEPVLQARGLNKRYGRVVALDNADFDLLPDEILAVIGDNGAGKSTLIKALTGAVIPDFGEIRLNGQPVSFKSPIEARHRGIETVYQNLAVSPALSIADNLFLGREKRRDDWMGRIFRTLDSGYMQREARRHLSDLGLLTIQNINQPVETLSGGQRQGVAVARAAAFGSRVVIMDEPTAALGVKESRKVLEMMLRLKSRGLPIVLISHNMPHVFEVADRIHIHRLGKRIAIIDPKRHSMSDAVAIMTGAMAPPEDEAA